Proteins co-encoded in one Conger conger chromosome 4, fConCon1.1, whole genome shotgun sequence genomic window:
- the slain2 gene encoding SLAIN motif-containing protein 2 isoform X3, with protein sequence MEDINSNINADLEVRKLQDLVKKLEQQNEQLRSRSTLLASSGGVSGNVRPLSAGFDSPLSVGAAAGLVGFSGVGFGGNRGYEVVLENSRCLSPRQSYDSPGYGRAYEAAAAQGSSYLADMGDFTEEEEGETSVLDEVEILDLEDMDCLNEEEDSWLYEAKMNSPLQKAVSPIAWCRHALDHPSPDMESAKRSLIHRLDLTMSASKRRSLYSTPYSPPTGNSPYSSGFNSPSSTPARAPIVKQLVLPGSAGPQRTSAEKNPPAVSPQSSVDSELSTSEMDEDSVGSSSTYKLNDVTDVQILARMQEESLRQDYAATASRRSSGSSCHSLRRGTFSDQELDAHSLEDEEEAMHPAFHPPVNRFSPSPRPSPRHSPRHSPRNSPRSRSPARSLEYGHTHSRGSPQPIISRLQQPRLSLQGHAPDPQTNAIKNEEKLRRSLPNLSRSAVAQAAEPVKSSRSCESNLQEPNGSPHARHPTPQCAIPSPSKLRAPATPSPLSLRQPVKALSSSGSTPSSGTATPTRSLGPARSGLPRPSVSSGGGVSAPRSKLAQPVRRSLPPPRSYSGAKDDSWREGCY encoded by the exons ATGGAGGATATCAACTCCAACATTAACGCAGACTTGGAGGTGCGGAAGCTTCAAGACTTGGTGAAGAAGCTCGAACAGCAGAATGAGCAGCTCCGGAGCCGGTCCACTCTCCTCGCCTCGTCGGGCGGCGTGTCAGGGAATGTGAGACCCCTCAGCGCTGGATTCGACTCGCCCCTGTCTGTCGGAGCGGCCGCGGGGCTAGTCGGTTTCTCAGGGGTGGGGTTCGGAGGGAACAGGGGCTATGAAGTGGTTTTGGAAAACTCCCGTTGTCTGAGTCCGAGACAATCATACGATAGCCCGGGGTATGGGAGGGCGTACGAGGCTGCAGCTGCTCAAGGCTCCTCTTATTTGGCCGATATGGGGGATTTCaccgaagaagaagaaggagaaactTCTGTCTTGGATGAGGTGGAAATCCTCGATCTCGAAGACATGGACTGTCTTAACGAGGAGGAGGACAGCTG GTTGTATGAGGCTAAGATGAACAGTCCCCTGCAGAAGGCGGTGAGCCCCATTGCTTGGTGCCGACATGCCCTGGACCACCCCAGCCCCGACATGGAGTCCGCCAAGCGCTCCCTCATCCACCGCCTGGACCTCACCATGTCAG cgaGTAAGAGGCGGAGTCTCTACAGCACCCCCTACAGCCCACCCACAGGAAACAGCCCCTACAGCAGCGGCTTCAACTCGCCATCATCCACTCCTGCCAGAGCGCCCATCGTCAAGCAGCTAGTGCTGCCTGGCAGCGCAG GGCCCCAGCGGACCTCAGCAGAAAAGAACCCTCCAGCAGTGAGCCCGCAGTCGTCGGTGGACAGTGAACTCAGCACTTCAGAGATGGACGAGGACTCTGTGGGCTCATCCTCCACCTACAAGCTCAATGACGTCACTGATGTGCAGATCCTCGCCCGCATGCAGGAGGAGA GTCTGCGGCAGGACTACGCTGCCACTGCGTCTCGGCGTAGTTCCGGCTCATCCTGCCACTCCCTGCGGCGCGGAACCTTCAGCGACCAGGAGCTTGATGCCCACAGcctggaggatgaggaggaggccATGCACCCTGCCTTCCACCCGCCAGTCAACCGCTTCAGCCCCTCCCCTCGCCCCTCACCCCGCCATTCCCCCCGCCACTCCCCCCGGAACTccccccgctcccgctcccccgCCCGCTCGCTGGAGtatggccacacacacagccgcggCTCTCCACAGCCAATCATCAGCCGCCTGCAGCAGCCCCGCCTCTCCCTGCAGGGCCACGCCCCTGACCCGCAGACCAACGCCATCAAGAATGAAG agaaGTTGAGGCGGAGCCTGCCTAATCTCTCTCGGTCGGCCGTGGCTCAGGCTGCAGAGCCGGTGAAGAGCAGCAGGAGCTGCGAGTCCAACCTGCAGGAGCCCAACGGCTCTCCCCACGCCCGCCACCCCACGCCCCAGTGCGCCA tcccCTCTCCCAGTAAGCTGCGAGCTCCAGCCACgccctctcccctgtctctgcGCCAGCCAGTCAAGGCCCTCTCCAGCTCAGGCTCCACCCCCTCCTCAGGCACAGCCACGCCCACTCGCTCCCTAGGCCCCGCCCGCAGTGGCCTGCCACGCCCCTCTGTCTCGTCAGGGGGCGGAGTCTCCGCACCACGGAGCAAACTGGCTCAGCCTGTCCGCAG gtccctcccgcccccccgctCCTACAGCGGTGCCAAGGACGACAGCTGGAGAGAGGGCTGCtactga
- the slain2 gene encoding SLAIN motif-containing protein 2 isoform X2, whose translation MEDINSNINADLEVRKLQDLVKKLEQQNEQLRSRSTLLASSGGVSGNVRPLSAGFDSPLSVGAAAGLVGFSGVGFGGNRGYEVVLENSRCLSPRQSYDSPGYGRAYEAAAAQGSSYLADMGDFTEEEEGETSVLDEVEILDLEDMDCLNEEEDSWLYEAKMNSPLQKAVSPIAWCRHALDHPSPDMESAKRSLIHRLDLTMSASKRRSLYSTPYSPPTGNSPYSSGFNSPSSTPARAPIVKQLVLPGSAGPQRTSAEKNPPAVSPQSSVDSELSTSEMDEDSVGSSSTYKLNDVTDVQILARMQEESLRQDYAATASRRSSGSSCHSLRRGTFSDQELDAHSLEDEEEAMHPAFHPPVNRFSPSPRPSPRHSPRHSPRNSPRSRSPARSLEYGHTHSRGSPQPIISRLQQPRLSLQGHAPDPQTNAIKNEEKLRRSLPNLSRSAVAQAAEPVKSSRSCESNLQEPNGSPHARHPTPQCATPPSRYSHAPRTARSSPKTKAQLGLPANQSPSSLRVPSPSKLRAPATPSPLSLRQPVKALSSSGSTPSSGTATPTRSLGPARSGLPRPSVSSGGGVSAPRSKLAQPVRRSLPPPRSYSGAKDDSWREGCY comes from the exons ATGGAGGATATCAACTCCAACATTAACGCAGACTTGGAGGTGCGGAAGCTTCAAGACTTGGTGAAGAAGCTCGAACAGCAGAATGAGCAGCTCCGGAGCCGGTCCACTCTCCTCGCCTCGTCGGGCGGCGTGTCAGGGAATGTGAGACCCCTCAGCGCTGGATTCGACTCGCCCCTGTCTGTCGGAGCGGCCGCGGGGCTAGTCGGTTTCTCAGGGGTGGGGTTCGGAGGGAACAGGGGCTATGAAGTGGTTTTGGAAAACTCCCGTTGTCTGAGTCCGAGACAATCATACGATAGCCCGGGGTATGGGAGGGCGTACGAGGCTGCAGCTGCTCAAGGCTCCTCTTATTTGGCCGATATGGGGGATTTCaccgaagaagaagaaggagaaactTCTGTCTTGGATGAGGTGGAAATCCTCGATCTCGAAGACATGGACTGTCTTAACGAGGAGGAGGACAGCTG GTTGTATGAGGCTAAGATGAACAGTCCCCTGCAGAAGGCGGTGAGCCCCATTGCTTGGTGCCGACATGCCCTGGACCACCCCAGCCCCGACATGGAGTCCGCCAAGCGCTCCCTCATCCACCGCCTGGACCTCACCATGTCAG cgaGTAAGAGGCGGAGTCTCTACAGCACCCCCTACAGCCCACCCACAGGAAACAGCCCCTACAGCAGCGGCTTCAACTCGCCATCATCCACTCCTGCCAGAGCGCCCATCGTCAAGCAGCTAGTGCTGCCTGGCAGCGCAG GGCCCCAGCGGACCTCAGCAGAAAAGAACCCTCCAGCAGTGAGCCCGCAGTCGTCGGTGGACAGTGAACTCAGCACTTCAGAGATGGACGAGGACTCTGTGGGCTCATCCTCCACCTACAAGCTCAATGACGTCACTGATGTGCAGATCCTCGCCCGCATGCAGGAGGAGA GTCTGCGGCAGGACTACGCTGCCACTGCGTCTCGGCGTAGTTCCGGCTCATCCTGCCACTCCCTGCGGCGCGGAACCTTCAGCGACCAGGAGCTTGATGCCCACAGcctggaggatgaggaggaggccATGCACCCTGCCTTCCACCCGCCAGTCAACCGCTTCAGCCCCTCCCCTCGCCCCTCACCCCGCCATTCCCCCCGCCACTCCCCCCGGAACTccccccgctcccgctcccccgCCCGCTCGCTGGAGtatggccacacacacagccgcggCTCTCCACAGCCAATCATCAGCCGCCTGCAGCAGCCCCGCCTCTCCCTGCAGGGCCACGCCCCTGACCCGCAGACCAACGCCATCAAGAATGAAG agaaGTTGAGGCGGAGCCTGCCTAATCTCTCTCGGTCGGCCGTGGCTCAGGCTGCAGAGCCGGTGAAGAGCAGCAGGAGCTGCGAGTCCAACCTGCAGGAGCCCAACGGCTCTCCCCACGCCCGCCACCCCACGCCCCAGTGCGCCA CCCCGCCCAGCAGGTACTCACATGCCCCCCGCACCGCTCGCTCTTCCccgaaaaccaaagcgcagcttggcctgccagccaatcagagcccatCTTCCTTACGAG tcccCTCTCCCAGTAAGCTGCGAGCTCCAGCCACgccctctcccctgtctctgcGCCAGCCAGTCAAGGCCCTCTCCAGCTCAGGCTCCACCCCCTCCTCAGGCACAGCCACGCCCACTCGCTCCCTAGGCCCCGCCCGCAGTGGCCTGCCACGCCCCTCTGTCTCGTCAGGGGGCGGAGTCTCCGCACCACGGAGCAAACTGGCTCAGCCTGTCCGCAG gtccctcccgcccccccgctCCTACAGCGGTGCCAAGGACGACAGCTGGAGAGAGGGCTGCtactga
- the slain2 gene encoding SLAIN motif-containing protein 2 isoform X1 codes for MEDINSNINADLEVRKLQDLVKKLEQQNEQLRSRSTLLASSGGVSGNVRPLSAGFDSPLSVGAAAGLVGFSGVGFGGNRGYEVVLENSRCLSPRQSYDSPGYGRAYEAAAAQGSSYLADMGDFTEEEEGETSVLDEVEILDLEDMDCLNEEEDSWLYEAKMNSPLQKAVSPIAWCRHALDHPSPDMESAKRSLIHRLDLTMSASKRRSLYSTPYSPPTGNSPYSSGFNSPSSTPARAPIVKQLVLPGSAGPQRTSAEKNPPAVSPQSSVDSELSTSEMDEDSVGSSSTYKLNDVTDVQILARMQEESLRQDYAATASRRSSGSSCHSLRRGTFSDQELDAHSLEDEEEAMHPAFHPPVNRFSPSPRPSPRHSPRHSPRNSPRSRSPARSLEYGHTHSRGSPQPIISRLQQPRLSLQGHAPDPQTNAIKNEEKLRRSLPNLSRSAVAQAAEPVKSSRSCESNLQEPNGSPHARHPTPQCATPPSRYSHAPRTARSSPKTKAQLGLPANQSPSSLRGNGLPANQSPSSLRGNGLPANQSPSSLRVPSPSKLRAPATPSPLSLRQPVKALSSSGSTPSSGTATPTRSLGPARSGLPRPSVSSGGGVSAPRSKLAQPVRRSLPPPRSYSGAKDDSWREGCY; via the exons ATGGAGGATATCAACTCCAACATTAACGCAGACTTGGAGGTGCGGAAGCTTCAAGACTTGGTGAAGAAGCTCGAACAGCAGAATGAGCAGCTCCGGAGCCGGTCCACTCTCCTCGCCTCGTCGGGCGGCGTGTCAGGGAATGTGAGACCCCTCAGCGCTGGATTCGACTCGCCCCTGTCTGTCGGAGCGGCCGCGGGGCTAGTCGGTTTCTCAGGGGTGGGGTTCGGAGGGAACAGGGGCTATGAAGTGGTTTTGGAAAACTCCCGTTGTCTGAGTCCGAGACAATCATACGATAGCCCGGGGTATGGGAGGGCGTACGAGGCTGCAGCTGCTCAAGGCTCCTCTTATTTGGCCGATATGGGGGATTTCaccgaagaagaagaaggagaaactTCTGTCTTGGATGAGGTGGAAATCCTCGATCTCGAAGACATGGACTGTCTTAACGAGGAGGAGGACAGCTG GTTGTATGAGGCTAAGATGAACAGTCCCCTGCAGAAGGCGGTGAGCCCCATTGCTTGGTGCCGACATGCCCTGGACCACCCCAGCCCCGACATGGAGTCCGCCAAGCGCTCCCTCATCCACCGCCTGGACCTCACCATGTCAG cgaGTAAGAGGCGGAGTCTCTACAGCACCCCCTACAGCCCACCCACAGGAAACAGCCCCTACAGCAGCGGCTTCAACTCGCCATCATCCACTCCTGCCAGAGCGCCCATCGTCAAGCAGCTAGTGCTGCCTGGCAGCGCAG GGCCCCAGCGGACCTCAGCAGAAAAGAACCCTCCAGCAGTGAGCCCGCAGTCGTCGGTGGACAGTGAACTCAGCACTTCAGAGATGGACGAGGACTCTGTGGGCTCATCCTCCACCTACAAGCTCAATGACGTCACTGATGTGCAGATCCTCGCCCGCATGCAGGAGGAGA GTCTGCGGCAGGACTACGCTGCCACTGCGTCTCGGCGTAGTTCCGGCTCATCCTGCCACTCCCTGCGGCGCGGAACCTTCAGCGACCAGGAGCTTGATGCCCACAGcctggaggatgaggaggaggccATGCACCCTGCCTTCCACCCGCCAGTCAACCGCTTCAGCCCCTCCCCTCGCCCCTCACCCCGCCATTCCCCCCGCCACTCCCCCCGGAACTccccccgctcccgctcccccgCCCGCTCGCTGGAGtatggccacacacacagccgcggCTCTCCACAGCCAATCATCAGCCGCCTGCAGCAGCCCCGCCTCTCCCTGCAGGGCCACGCCCCTGACCCGCAGACCAACGCCATCAAGAATGAAG agaaGTTGAGGCGGAGCCTGCCTAATCTCTCTCGGTCGGCCGTGGCTCAGGCTGCAGAGCCGGTGAAGAGCAGCAGGAGCTGCGAGTCCAACCTGCAGGAGCCCAACGGCTCTCCCCACGCCCGCCACCCCACGCCCCAGTGCGCCA CCCCGCCCAGCAGGTACTCACATGCCCCCCGCACCGCTCGCTCTTCCccgaaaaccaaagcgcagcttggcctgccagccaatcagagcccatCTTCCTTACGAGGTAACGgcctgccagccaatcagagcccatCTTCCTTACGAGGTAACGgcctgccagccaatcagagcccatCTTCCTTACGAG tcccCTCTCCCAGTAAGCTGCGAGCTCCAGCCACgccctctcccctgtctctgcGCCAGCCAGTCAAGGCCCTCTCCAGCTCAGGCTCCACCCCCTCCTCAGGCACAGCCACGCCCACTCGCTCCCTAGGCCCCGCCCGCAGTGGCCTGCCACGCCCCTCTGTCTCGTCAGGGGGCGGAGTCTCCGCACCACGGAGCAAACTGGCTCAGCCTGTCCGCAG gtccctcccgcccccccgctCCTACAGCGGTGCCAAGGACGACAGCTGGAGAGAGGGCTGCtactga
- the slc10a4 gene encoding sodium/bile acid cotransporter 4 isoform X1: protein MENSSARAMENSSALTSFHSLLSFAENDTSVTPAPQDPRQDLASAGLRVATDSVSLMASTLRTTVAGRWNTPAPAHLVVAFWDSPLSHGINVFVGMVLCFTMLGLGCTVELSQLGEHVRRPIGVLLALVCQFVIMPLVAFLLALTFSLSDVAAIAVLLCGCCPGGNLSNIMSLLVNGEMNLSIIMTISSTVLALVLMPLCLWLYSRAWINTPVVDLLPFGAIILTLCSTLIPIGLGVYLRYRYTRAADLILKVSLWSLLVTLVMLFLLTGAMLGPELLASLPAGVYAVAVLMPLAGYAAGYGLASLFGLPPSSRRSVSLETGCQNVQLCTAILKLAFPPQLIGGLFMFPLLYALFQAAEAGVLILLYRAYRHQVLRKPELLQDHQTSVTYNTLKEEESGFDPAYGSVMASDPTSIALDPKPSPAHV from the exons ATGGAGAACTCGAGCGCACGCGCCATGGAGAACTCGAGCGCACTCACAAGCTTTCACTCTTTACTCAGCTTCGCGGAGAATGACACCAGCGTCACCCCGGCTCCACAGGACCCCCGACAGGACCTGGCCAGCGCCGGATTACGCGTCGCCACGGACTCCGTGTCTCTCATGGCCAGCACTCTCAGGACCACGGTCGCCGGACGCTGGAACACCCCGGCCCCCGCGCATCTGGTGGTGGCGTTCTGGGACTCCCCGCTGAGCCACGGCATCAACGTGTTCGTGGGGATGGTGCTGTGCTTCACCATGCTGGGGCTCGGCTGCACGGTGGAGCTCAGCCAGCTCGGGGAGCACGTCCGCCGGCCGATCGGTGTCCTCCTGGCGCTGGTGTGCCAGTTCGTCATCATGCCGCTGGTGGCCTTCCTGCTGGCACTCACGTTCTCGCTCAGCGACGTGGCGGCGATCGCAGTGCTGCTGTGCGGCTGCTGTCCGGGGGGGAACCTGTCCAACATCATGTCCCTCCTGGTCAACGGAGAAATGAACCTCAG CATCATAATGACCATCTCGTCCACGGTTCTGGCACTGGTTCTGATGCCCCTGTGCCTGTGGCTGTACAGCCGGGCCTGGATCAACACGCCGGTGGTGGACCTGCTGCCCTTCGGCGCGATCATCCTGACGCTGTGCAGCACCCTCATCCCCATCGGCCTCGGCGTGTACCTGCGCTACCGCTACACGCGCGCCGCCGACCTCATCCTGAAG gTGTCCCTCTGGTCGTTGCTGGTTACCCTGGTGATGCTGTTCCTCCTGACGGGGGCCATGCTGGGCCCGGAGCTGCTGGCCTCTCTCCCCGCGGGGGTGTATGCGGTGGCGGTGCTGATGCCCCTGGCGGGGTACGCCGCGGGGTACGGCCTGGCCTCCCTGTTCGGCCTGCCGCCCAGCAGCCGCCGCTCCGTCTCCCTGGAGACGGGCTGCCAGAACGTGCAGCTGTGCACCGCCATCCTGAAGCTGGCCTTCCCGCCACAGCTGATCGGCGGGCTGTTCATGTTCCCACTGCTGTACGCGCTGTTCCAGGCCGCCGAGGCCGGCGTGCTCATCCTGCTGTACCGCGCGTACCGCCACCAGGTCCTGCGCAAGCCAGAGCTCCTGCAGGACCACCAGACCAGCGTCACCTACAACACCCTGAAAGAGGAGGAGTCAGGGTTCGACCCAGCCTACGGGTCTGTGATGGCCAGCGACCCCACCTCCATCGCCCTCGACCCCAAACCAAGCCCTGCTCATGTTTAG
- the slc10a4 gene encoding sodium/bile acid cotransporter 4 isoform X2, with protein MMWRIIMTISSTVLALVLMPLCLWLYSRAWINTPVVDLLPFGAIILTLCSTLIPIGLGVYLRYRYTRAADLILKVSLWSLLVTLVMLFLLTGAMLGPELLASLPAGVYAVAVLMPLAGYAAGYGLASLFGLPPSSRRSVSLETGCQNVQLCTAILKLAFPPQLIGGLFMFPLLYALFQAAEAGVLILLYRAYRHQVLRKPELLQDHQTSVTYNTLKEEESGFDPAYGSVMASDPTSIALDPKPSPAHV; from the exons ATGATGTGGCG CATCATAATGACCATCTCGTCCACGGTTCTGGCACTGGTTCTGATGCCCCTGTGCCTGTGGCTGTACAGCCGGGCCTGGATCAACACGCCGGTGGTGGACCTGCTGCCCTTCGGCGCGATCATCCTGACGCTGTGCAGCACCCTCATCCCCATCGGCCTCGGCGTGTACCTGCGCTACCGCTACACGCGCGCCGCCGACCTCATCCTGAAG gTGTCCCTCTGGTCGTTGCTGGTTACCCTGGTGATGCTGTTCCTCCTGACGGGGGCCATGCTGGGCCCGGAGCTGCTGGCCTCTCTCCCCGCGGGGGTGTATGCGGTGGCGGTGCTGATGCCCCTGGCGGGGTACGCCGCGGGGTACGGCCTGGCCTCCCTGTTCGGCCTGCCGCCCAGCAGCCGCCGCTCCGTCTCCCTGGAGACGGGCTGCCAGAACGTGCAGCTGTGCACCGCCATCCTGAAGCTGGCCTTCCCGCCACAGCTGATCGGCGGGCTGTTCATGTTCCCACTGCTGTACGCGCTGTTCCAGGCCGCCGAGGCCGGCGTGCTCATCCTGCTGTACCGCGCGTACCGCCACCAGGTCCTGCGCAAGCCAGAGCTCCTGCAGGACCACCAGACCAGCGTCACCTACAACACCCTGAAAGAGGAGGAGTCAGGGTTCGACCCAGCCTACGGGTCTGTGATGGCCAGCGACCCCACCTCCATCGCCCTCGACCCCAAACCAAGCCCTGCTCATGTTTAG